In one window of Pristiophorus japonicus isolate sPriJap1 chromosome 9, sPriJap1.hap1, whole genome shotgun sequence DNA:
- the LOC139273494 gene encoding zinc finger protein 530-like, whose protein sequence is MEAKSTVDNGEKVYTCSVCGRGFSRISGLLRHKRSHTGERSSTCSECGKGFTSSSNLLNHQRVHTDERPFKCPDCGMSYKHSGELTYHQRVHSGERPFRCSHCGTGFSQSSKLTVHQRTHTGERPFTCSVCGRGFTQSCSLLRHQRVHTGERPFTCSECGKGFIDSCNLLRHQRVHTGERPFFCYVCGKGFTQSSDLLRHQRVHTGERPFTCSDCGMGFTQSFHLLTHQRVHTDVRPFKCSDCEKRFKTKKHLLIYQRVHTGERPFICSKCGKGFTQLSNLLTHQQVHTDERPFKCPDCSKCYKSSAELSCHQRVHTGERPFRCSVCGKGFSRSCDLLSHQRVHTGERLFTCSVCGKGFTRSSNLLTHQRVHM, encoded by the coding sequence atggaagcaaaaagcaccgttgacaatggggagaaagtgtacacgtgttctgtgtgtggaagaGGCTTTAGCCGAATCTCTGGCCTattgagacacaagcgcagtcacaccggggagaggtcatccacctgctccgagtgtgggaagggattcacttcgtcatccaacctgctgaatcaccagcgagttcacactgacgagagaccttttaaatgcccgGATTGTGGGATGAGCTATAAACATTCCGGGGAGCTGACGTACCATCAAcgtgttcacagtggggagagaccgttcaggtgCTCTCACTGCGGAACTGGGTTCAGTCAATCATCTAAACTCACtgtacaccagcgcactcacactggggagaggccgttcacctgctcagtgtgtgggagaggattcactcagtcatgcagcctgctgagacaccagcgagttcacaccggggagagaccgttcacctgctctgagtgtgggaagggattcattgatTCATGCAACCTactgagacaccaacgagttcacactggggagaggccatttttctgctacgtgtgtgggaagggattcactcagtcatccgaccttctgagacaccagcgagttcataccggggagaggccattcacctgctctgactgtgggatgggattcactcagtcattccacctgctgacacaccaacgagttcacaccgatgtgagaccttttaaatgctCTGACTGTGAGAAGCGATTTAAAACCAAAAAGCATctactgatataccagcgagttcacaccggggagaggccgtttatctgctccaagtgtgggaagggattcactcagttatccaacctgctgacacatcagcaagttcacactgacgagagaccttttaaatgcccaGACTGCAGTAAGTGCTATAAAAGTTCAGCGGAACTGAGCTGCCAtcaacgtgttcacactggggagagaccattcagatgctccgtgtgtgggaagggattctctcgtTCATGCGACCTTCTGagtcaccagcgagttcatactggggagaggctgttcacctgctccgtgtgtggtaagggtttcactcgttcatccaacctgctgacacaccagcgagtccacatgtga